The following coding sequences lie in one Macadamia integrifolia cultivar HAES 741 unplaced genomic scaffold, SCU_Mint_v3 scaffold86, whole genome shotgun sequence genomic window:
- the LOC122070231 gene encoding uncharacterized protein LOC122070231, whose amino-acid sequence MAIPSSYVSSIPVITGNNCKKWVEELELHLGLLDLELTLREFQPDPLTDTSTAVERTKFKKWTNAKRKCMLVVKKAVPEIIRGNVEIKDTTKEFLDVVKARFELHKKAETITLMTKLMNTMYDGNESVREYILGVASDASKLKDLGIHIDEEYAIHVALNTLPS is encoded by the coding sequence AtggccattccctcaagttatgtgtcTTCCATTCCAGTTATTACTGGTAATAACTGTAAAaaatgggtggaggaattagaattgcatttgggtcttcttgacttagaatTGACACTTAGGGAGTTTCAACCTGATCCTCTCACAGACACAAGCACTGCTgttgaaaggaccaagtttaagaaatggacaaATGCAAAGAGAAAATGCATGCTGGTTGTGAAAAAGGCAGtccctgaaattatacgtgggaatgTAGAAATCAAAGACACTACCAAAGAATTCTTGGATGTTGTTAAAGCTAGATTTGAACTTCATAAGAAAGCCGAGACAATCACATTGATGACCAAGCTAATGAATACAATGTATGATGGAAATGAGAGTGTTAGGGAATACATTTTAGGTGTAGCTAGTGATGCTAGTAagcttaaggatcttggaatacataTTGATGAAGAATATGCTATTCACGTTGCACTAAATACCCTCCCTAGttag